The DNA region ATACTCAGCACTCAGCACTCAGCACTCAGCACTCTTAAAGTTTTCCTGGTGTCTATTGCGCGGTGGAACCACACTGAACCCTTCCCGAACTCAGAGGTGAAACGCTGCTGCGGCCACGATAGTTTAGGGGTTGCCCTACGCAAAAATAGCTCGATGCCAGGTTTCATAATTTCAAATAAAAGCTTTCTCAAACAACTTGAGAAGGCTTTTGTTTTTTCGCAAAATCATTTGGCATAGAAATACTATCCGACTATGCGTAAAAGAATTAAACAATTAACTAATGGGATTACTTGTGTGGATAATTATCTAGCGACAGCGCCTTCGCGGTTCTGATAAATTACAGCGATTTTCAGGTAAATAGACCACAGTGATTGAATCAACCGAAGGTATCATCACTCTTCAGATACCAGAAAATATTATTCTCTTGTTTCAACCTCCACATACACCGCAAGTTAATCCAATTGAACGTTTTTGGGAAGAAATTAAAATATATCTAATACCAATTTAATATGAAGCTGCATAGAAAAGAGCTTCTAAAGTCAACCGCCCCACCCACAAGGGGATGGGGCTTGTAACTAACCGACAGAACCGGCTGAAACATACGGCATATTGACTGATGCCTGCTCCTCTGTCCCTAAGCCCCTAATCGATATCGAACCCAGGCATAAACCGTTGCATACTCTATATCTTGTCCATGTTCTTCTTTTAACCACTCAACTATTGCACCATAGCTACTAAAGCCTTTTCCTGTTTTTAACTCCTCTGAGAGTGCTGCGATCGCACCCTCGTTAATTTTCCGTTTTGCACAAGAGTGCCTTTTTGATTTCTAATAAGCCTGATATCCCATCAGTTCTATACTTGTGCAACCATCTCGTGACCGTTGAAGTATCTTTTGCCAAGCGTTTTCCAATGTCTTGCTGCTCTTTAACCTGCCCGCTTTTTATCCACCACAGCATAATAAGTTTTTCTTTCTGATTCCCTAAGTTAGCTGTTTGTAGACGTTTTTTAAGTTCTTCTTCGCTCTCTGCGATTTCAATCTTAAAAGGGCGGCTCATTGTTCTTTTAATTTATCGAGTTTGTTTTCTCTATTATATGCAGCTTCATATAAAATTGGTATAAGCTGGGAATGCTTTGCCAATTTAGATGAGCTAAGAACAGTTATCTGGCAACGTCTTGAGAAATAAAACACATCAATTGTTGCTTCTATTACAGGTTAGGGTTTTATTCTTGATGCTTTATTTGTATCAGATTTTTCGTGATTTGGTATAAGCCCTATAATCTTTATTGGGTGTTGGGTTTAAAAAAGCAACTTCCTCTCAAAAGTATTTTGCTTATTAAGCGTGTCACTATAGAAAATAGAGCAGTAAATTGAGCAATAGGAAGATTAAAGAACCTGTGCAGATAACATTTTTAGGTACGAGTTCCGGTGTACCCACGCGATCGCGCAATGTTTCGAGTGTCGCCCTGAGATTACCTCAGAGGGCAGAACTGTGGTTATTCGACTGTGGCGAAGGCACCCAGCATCAAATCATCCGGAGTGAACTGAAAATTAGCCAACTCTCGCGAATTTTTATCACTCACATGCACGGCGACCACATCTTTGGCTTGATGGGACTTCTTGCTACTTGCGGCTTGGCTGGCAATGTGGAACGAATTGATATATATGGGCCACCTGGATTAAATGATTACATTCAAGCCGCCTCCCGTTATTCTTATACACACTTTTCCTATCCCATTAAAGTCCATGCCATCCGTCCAGGGGTAATTTATGAAGACAATGACTTCACCGTAACCTGCGGTAATTTGCATCATCGCATTACAGCTTTTGGCTACCGCGTAGCCGAAAAAGACCGATCAGGACGTTTTGATATCGAAAAAGCTAAGGCGTTGCAAATTCCTCCTGGTCGGGTTTATGGTCAACTTAAGCGCGGTGAAACAGTGACGCTTGCGGACGGACGGGTGATTGATGGCACTCAATTATGCGGTCCTACAGAAATTGGTCGAAAAATTGCTTATTGTACAGACACAATTTATTGTGATGGTGCAGTGAAATTGGCAAAAGATGCAGATGTCTTAATTCACGAAGCAACCTTTGCTCATCAAGATGCAGACATGGCTTTTCAACGGTTGCATTCCACAACTACAATGGCAGCGCAAACAGCTTTAGCTGCTGGGGCACATCGACTGATTATGAGTCATTTCAGTCCCCGCTATGCTCCTGGCAATACCTTAGAATTGAAGGATCTTCTTCAGGAAGCCCGTATTATTTTTCCCCGTACTGACATGGCTTATGATTTCATGATTCATGAAGTACCCAGGCGGCGGGAAGTAGAGTTAACCAAGGTAAGCCTTTAAATTTTGGATTTTAGATTTCCTATTGAACCTTTCTAATCTAAAATTAACCAGGCTCTATTTTGGAGTTTAGTAGTCTAATTCATAATGTCTAGCAAATAGACAGCAGTTTAGCTTGAGGAGTAAGTCAAATAGTTACCTAAGAATTTACGTTTCCCTAAGTATATTAATAATCTAGAACTACTATGAGTTAGATATTTTTATCAATGTATTTATTATATTACAAGTTATTTAAATAACTTTAATAGGACAGCACTATTTAAAGCAGAGAATTTTATACTTTAATTTTTAAGAGAAATAATTAATTTATTGTATTGTCAAGATTTTTCTTCCTGACATAAAATATTTATTAAAAGTTTATTCTTCCAACACTGATTAATAATTTATATACATGAATTGATGAACATGAAAGCGCAAATTGAGCTTGTCATTATTGGAAGAATAATTAAGTATGCTATTGCGGCTATAGGTGTAAAAAAATTCGCATTTTTCATAAATCTTCCATATAAATATAGTGTTTCGATATTAGAGGAGTTTGATAGTGGCTAAGACTAGTCTGAATCAAGAGCAACAGATTACTACTTCAGCACAAGGCGCAGTTGACATCAGACAAATATCTATTATTTTGCTTCGCCGACGTTTGCTGATTCTGGGAGTTTCCTGTGTAGTGATGTCAACTGCTAGCCTCCTAGCTTTCATTGCCAAACCTACTTACCAGAGCAATATGCGGATATTGGTGAATTCCAATTTATCTGAAGGCACACAGTCAAATAATATCCCAGAGAGCGCAGACACCAAGGTTACTAAACCAAATTCTCAAGTTGTTGATTCCACTACTCAGATGAAACTCATGCTGAGTTCTAAGTTGCTTCAGAAAGCCGTAGATTTACTTCATTATGATTATCCTGATATTAGCTTAAAGGATATCAATGGTCAAATAGAACAGAACAAAAAAGCACCTTTAGAAGTGACTCCAGAAGAGGGAGGTATAGGAGCTAATAAAGTTTTTAGTCAATTATTTAAGGTTTCCTTCAATGATGACGATCCAGTCAAAACGCAAAGAGTACTTCAAGCTCTACAAAAAGTCTATCAAAACTATAATAAAGAACAACAAAAAGAACGTCTCAATCAAGGACTGGCTTTTGTAAATGTTCGCCTACCTGAAATAAAAAAAGAGGTGAGTAAAGCTGAGAAAAATTTGGAACAGTTTCGCAAGAAACATAAATTACTCGATCCCGAAGTCCAAAGTAAAATCCTGCTAGAATCTCTAGCTGATATTCAAAAACAGCTACAAAGTACTCGTGCCCACCTTCAAGATGTAAATGTTCGCTACGAGAATCTAGAGCAACAAATAGCCTCCTCGTCTCAGCAGAATGCACTAATTTCTTCTCGTTTAAATCAGTCAAGTCGTTATCAAACACTATTGAGTGAAATTCAAAAAACTGAACTAGCGTTAGCTAAGGAACGACTACGCTATACAGACGA from Nostoc commune NIES-4072 includes:
- a CDS encoding ribonuclease Z, whose protein sequence is MQITFLGTSSGVPTRSRNVSSVALRLPQRAELWLFDCGEGTQHQIIRSELKISQLSRIFITHMHGDHIFGLMGLLATCGLAGNVERIDIYGPPGLNDYIQAASRYSYTHFSYPIKVHAIRPGVIYEDNDFTVTCGNLHHRITAFGYRVAEKDRSGRFDIEKAKALQIPPGRVYGQLKRGETVTLADGRVIDGTQLCGPTEIGRKIAYCTDTIYCDGAVKLAKDADVLIHEATFAHQDADMAFQRLHSTTTMAAQTALAAGAHRLIMSHFSPRYAPGNTLELKDLLQEARIIFPRTDMAYDFMIHEVPRRREVELTKVSL
- a CDS encoding helix-turn-helix domain-containing protein, whose product is MSRPFKIEIAESEEELKKRLQTANLGNQKEKLIMLWWIKSGQVKEQQDIGKRLAKDTSTVTRWLHKYRTDGISGLLEIKKALLCKTEN